The following proteins come from a genomic window of Fontisubflavum oceani:
- a CDS encoding energy transducer TonB produces the protein MRRSLYASAGIHAGIIVWVAIGGIVRQSDPVPFEVTGVSIVSTSEFEALTARPVTPTVSEAPEVLQPTPEIETPVAPEAETPAPEVTQPEVAATPETETTPDVSELETPQADVTDEVAALPTPPQGDPTAAPSETPTPQEAPRVAPQPAPVPAPEVETAPDVVEQPTNPEPSETPAEDVTPTAPEEATTEIVTEAEEPSLGSAAPQASVRPSARPNRPAPVVETAAPAPETPETPAPAEEDPLAAAIADAVADANTAPAQPSGPPLTAGERDGFRIAVQQCWNVGSLSSEALQTTVTVGVEMARDGRPENGTIRLIESTGGSDAAARQAFEAARRAIIRCGSNGFDLPEESYDHWRSVEMVFNPEGMRLR, from the coding sequence ATGCGCCGATCTCTCTACGCCTCGGCTGGCATCCATGCCGGTATCATCGTCTGGGTGGCAATCGGCGGAATCGTCCGCCAGAGCGACCCGGTTCCGTTTGAGGTGACCGGTGTGAGCATCGTCAGCACATCCGAGTTCGAGGCCCTGACAGCGCGGCCTGTGACGCCGACAGTGTCGGAGGCGCCTGAGGTGTTGCAACCGACGCCAGAGATCGAAACGCCAGTGGCGCCGGAGGCGGAAACGCCTGCGCCCGAGGTGACGCAACCCGAGGTCGCGGCGACACCGGAGACGGAGACAACGCCGGACGTATCGGAACTGGAGACGCCTCAAGCCGATGTGACCGATGAGGTTGCGGCTTTGCCGACCCCACCCCAAGGGGACCCCACAGCGGCGCCGTCAGAGACCCCGACGCCACAAGAAGCACCGCGCGTTGCGCCGCAACCCGCGCCGGTGCCTGCCCCCGAAGTCGAAACCGCGCCCGACGTGGTGGAGCAGCCGACCAATCCTGAACCATCTGAAACGCCCGCTGAGGACGTCACACCGACCGCGCCGGAAGAAGCGACCACCGAGATCGTCACTGAGGCCGAAGAGCCATCTTTGGGCAGTGCCGCGCCGCAAGCCTCGGTCCGCCCGAGCGCTCGGCCCAATCGACCTGCCCCGGTTGTCGAAACGGCGGCACCCGCGCCCGAGACCCCCGAAACACCTGCGCCAGCCGAGGAAGACCCGCTGGCCGCCGCCATCGCCGATGCTGTGGCAGATGCCAATACCGCGCCTGCGCAACCCTCTGGCCCGCCGCTCACGGCCGGGGAACGGGATGGGTTCCGCATTGCCGTGCAGCAATGCTGGAATGTCGGCTCTCTTTCCTCCGAAGCGCTGCAAACAACCGTCACAGTTGGTGTGGAGATGGCCCGCGACGGTCGCCCCGAAAATGGAACAATCCGCCTGATCGAGTCGACAGGTGGCTCCGATGCCGCCGCCCGCCAAGCGTTTGAGGCGGCACGCCGCGCAATTATCCGCTGTGGCTCCAATGGTTTTGACCTACCCGAAGAGAGCTATGACCATTGGCGCAGCGTTGAAATGGTATTTAACCCCGAAGGAATGAGGTTGAGATGA
- the tolR gene encoding protein TolR: MGAQVATKSGGGRRRGRRSGRSKPMSEINVTPFVDVMLCLLIIFMVAAPLMTVGVPVELPETAAEALPGDEEEPLSITLAADGRVLIQTTEVALADLIPRLQAIAAERDSNQVFLRADGAIPYEQVMQVMGALNAGGFREIGLVTDAGGPALDGSEG, from the coding sequence ATGGGCGCTCAGGTCGCAACGAAGTCGGGCGGCGGCCGGAGACGTGGCCGCCGGTCTGGTCGGTCGAAACCGATGTCCGAGATCAACGTCACGCCCTTTGTCGACGTGATGCTTTGCCTTTTAATCATTTTCATGGTGGCTGCGCCGCTGATGACGGTTGGTGTGCCGGTGGAACTGCCGGAAACGGCGGCGGAGGCGTTGCCGGGGGATGAGGAAGAGCCACTTTCGATCACGCTGGCCGCAGATGGTCGGGTCTTGATCCAGACGACCGAAGTCGCACTGGCCGATCTGATCCCGCGCCTGCAAGCCATCGCTGCCGAGCGGGACAGCAACCAAGTCTTCCTGCGGGCCGATGGGGCCATTCCTTATGAGCAGGTGATGCAGGTCATGGGCGCGCTCAACGCCGGCGGGTTCCGGGAGATCGGCTTGGTCACAGATGCGGGCGGCCCCGCGCTTGATGGGTCCGAGGGGTGA
- the tolQ gene encoding protein TolQ yields MEAETLGMAQEADFTLLALFFRATLTVQLVMVALMVASVWVWAITFSKYALYRRARGNAAAFDAAFWSGEPLDELYDQVADAPRSASERVFVAGMTEWRRSLRDDGALIPGVQQRVDRSMDVAIARENERLTSGLNFLATTGATAPFVGLFGTVWGIMRSFQEIAASGNTSLAVVAPGIAEALLATGLGLLAAIPAVIFYNKLSSDADRLIGGYESFADEFSTLLSRQLD; encoded by the coding sequence ATGGAAGCTGAGACGCTAGGCATGGCGCAGGAGGCGGATTTTACCCTTCTGGCGCTTTTCTTTCGCGCAACTTTAACGGTTCAATTGGTGATGGTGGCCCTGATGGTGGCCTCGGTCTGGGTTTGGGCAATTACCTTTTCGAAATATGCGCTTTATCGCCGGGCGCGCGGCAATGCGGCGGCGTTTGATGCAGCGTTTTGGTCGGGGGAGCCGCTTGACGAGCTCTATGATCAGGTCGCCGATGCGCCGCGCAGCGCCTCGGAGAGGGTGTTCGTGGCGGGCATGACCGAATGGCGGCGATCCCTGCGTGATGATGGGGCGTTGATCCCGGGGGTGCAGCAGCGGGTCGATCGTTCCATGGATGTGGCGATTGCTCGCGAGAATGAGCGCCTCACATCGGGGCTGAACTTCCTCGCGACCACGGGGGCCACCGCGCCCTTTGTGGGCCTGTTCGGCACGGTCTGGGGCATCATGCGCTCGTTTCAGGAAATCGCAGCTTCAGGCAACACATCGCTGGCCGTGGTGGCACCCGGTATCGCCGAGGCTCTGCTGGCGACGGGTCTGGGCCTTCTCGCGGCGATTCCAGCGGTGATTTTCTACAACAAGCTTTCGTCCGACGCGGATCGGTTGATCGGCGGTTATGAGAGCTTTGCCGATGAGTTCTCCACCCTTCTATCGCGGCAGCTCGACTGA
- the ybgC gene encoding tol-pal system-associated acyl-CoA thioesterase, with amino-acid sequence MIHHWPIRVYYEDTDLAGLVYYANYFKFIERARSEMVREAGIDQLEMKRERGVVFAVRRVEADYLAAAHYDDELLVETTLDRLKGARFDMPQKVFRGDQLLFEARVSVVCIGREGRATRLPADIRQKLETISALTSQ; translated from the coding sequence ATGATCCATCATTGGCCGATCCGCGTGTATTATGAAGATACCGACCTGGCAGGCCTGGTCTATTACGCCAATTACTTCAAATTCATTGAACGCGCGCGGTCTGAGATGGTCCGTGAAGCCGGGATTGATCAGCTTGAAATGAAGCGTGAGCGTGGCGTGGTCTTTGCGGTGCGCCGGGTCGAAGCCGATTATCTTGCGGCGGCGCATTACGACGATGAATTGTTGGTCGAAACCACGCTTGATCGTCTCAAAGGAGCGCGGTTCGACATGCCGCAGAAGGTGTTTCGCGGCGATCAGCTCCTGTTTGAGGCCCGCGTCAGCGTTGTTTGCATTGGCCGAGAAGGCCGCGCGACCCGTCTTCCGGCGGATATTCGCCAAAAGCTTGAAACAATTTCGGCCCTCACGAGCCAGTGA
- the ruvB gene encoding Holliday junction branch migration DNA helicase RuvB: MTEPDPTLRADALPGEDSPDRALRPQALSEFIGQEEARANLAVFIESARRRGEAMDHVLFHGPPGLGKTTLAQIMARELGVNFRMTSGPVLARAGDLAAILTNLEPRDVLFIDEIHRLNPAVEEVLYPALEDFELDLVIGEGPAARTVRIELQPFTLVGATTRLGLLTTPLRDRFGIPTRLQFYTVPELHEIVTRGARLLNIAAEPDGTLEIARRARGTPRIAGRLLRRVVDFALVEGDGTLTRAIADSALTRLGVDHLGLDGADRRYLRLMAENYGGGPVGAETLSAALSESRDAIEEVIEPYLLQQGLIARTPRGRVLAQKGWTHLGLAAPTRPDQSDLFEG; the protein is encoded by the coding sequence CGCCCGCAGGCGCTATCGGAGTTTATCGGGCAGGAAGAGGCGCGGGCCAATCTTGCGGTCTTCATCGAAAGCGCGCGGCGTCGGGGCGAGGCGATGGATCACGTGCTGTTCCACGGGCCGCCCGGCTTGGGCAAGACCACATTGGCACAGATCATGGCGCGCGAATTGGGCGTGAATTTCCGGATGACCTCCGGCCCGGTTCTGGCTCGCGCGGGCGATTTGGCTGCGATCCTGACCAATCTTGAGCCACGCGATGTGCTGTTTATCGACGAGATCCATCGGTTGAACCCGGCGGTGGAAGAGGTGCTTTATCCAGCACTGGAAGATTTCGAACTGGACTTGGTGATCGGTGAGGGCCCGGCCGCGCGCACGGTGCGGATTGAGCTGCAGCCTTTCACCCTGGTCGGTGCGACGACACGGCTCGGTCTACTGACGACGCCCTTGCGGGACCGTTTCGGCATTCCGACGCGGCTGCAATTCTACACAGTGCCGGAACTGCATGAGATCGTCACCAGAGGCGCGCGGCTTCTAAATATCGCGGCAGAGCCGGACGGCACGTTGGAAATCGCCCGCCGCGCGCGCGGCACGCCGCGCATCGCAGGGCGGTTGCTCCGCCGGGTTGTGGATTTTGCGTTGGTTGAAGGCGATGGGACTTTGACGCGCGCGATTGCTGATAGCGCGCTGACCCGTTTGGGTGTCGATCACCTCGGGCTTGACGGGGCGGACCGGCGCTATCTGCGGTTGATGGCCGAGAATTATGGCGGTGGTCCGGTGGGGGCGGAGACGCTCTCTGCGGCGCTCTCTGAAAGCCGGGATGCGATTGAAGAGGTCATTGAGCCTTATCTCTTACAGCAAGGCTTGATCGCGCGGACCCCGCGGGGGCGGGTTTTGGCGCAAAAAGGCTGGACCCATCTAGGATTGGCAGCGCCGACGCGCCCGGATCAGAGCGATTTGTTTGAGGGATAG